A window of Geothrix edaphica genomic DNA:
TCCTCTTCTTCCGGCCGTCCATGGGCCTGGTGCGCTCCGCCTGGATCGTGGGGATCGCCTGCTTCGTCCTGGCCTTCGGCGCCCTCTGGGGCCTGCCGGAGACCCATGGGCGGGACCTGGATTTCGTCGAGTAACTGGCGAGCCTAGTAGACCGCGTCAGCTCCGCCGTCGAGCGGGATCACAGCCCCCGTCGTCCATCCGCTCTCGCCGCCGAGCAGGTGCGCGGCCAGGGCGGCCACCTCGGCTTCGGTGCCGAGGCGCCCCAGGGGATTCACGGCCGACAGCGCGGCCAGATCGCCCTCGGGATCCGCGCTGGCAGCCAGGCGGGCGTCCACCATGGCCGTGCGGATGGGGCCCGGCGCAATGGCATTGCAGCGGATGCGCCGCGGCGCCCACTCCAGGGCCAGCACCTTCGCCAGCATGTGGACCCCGGCCTTGGCCACGCTGTAGGCCGCGCTGTCCGGGATGGCCCGGAGGCCGATGTTGGAGCCCACGAGCACGACACTTCCACCATCCTTCAGTCGGCTTGCCAGATGGTGAGCCATGAGCCAGGGACCGCGGAGGTTCACAGCGATGGCCGCATCGAAATCCGCGGTGGACGTGGAAGCCACGG
This region includes:
- a CDS encoding SDR family NAD(P)-dependent oxidoreductase; translation: MNSLQGRRILVTGAGSGIGRAAARLFRDRGADLILAGRHLDTLRDTLPDAVHVVLDHSDDAAVAAYARECPELDGMFLNAGGLVLGSVASTSTADFDAAIAVNLRGPWLMAHHLASRLKDGGSVVLVGSNIGLRAIPDSAAYSVAKAGVHMLAKVLALEWAPRRIRCNAIAPGPIRTAMVDARLAASADPEGDLAALSAVNPLGRLGTEAEVAALAAHLLGGESGWTTGAVIPLDGGADAVY